The Methylomonas rhizoryzae genome includes the window ACAGAGTTGGCACTTACTGCGGCTGAAAGGCTTTTAATTCCTTTTTCTGCTGATGGTTCATCCAAACGGGCTGTGAAGGCGCTCTTGTCTCTGGTTTATGGTGTTCGGCGTCATCAAGGTGATCCGCAATCTGATTTTTATCTTGAATCAATGAGATATAGGATGAGTTCCCCCGAGATATATATGTATATCGGGAATAGGCTAACGCAAATGAACAGTTCGTCTGCTTCTGCCTTTAAGACAGTAGTAAATGAGATTGGTGACGAAATTTGGGGAGTATGGCAGACGCTCCCGCAAGCATTTTGCATTCATCCAACAGGCGCGCCAACACCCACGTCTAAGAAAACATTCAAATCAATGTTTCAGTACGAAGTTAATGATGCGAATACGGCGTCTGTTGTATCTGGTTCGTTAGGAATACCAATTGCTTCCTTAACGGCAGGTAATAAGACTATTGCTGGCCGAACAATTATGGTTAATCAGTCCCAGCTGGATAAGCAAGTTCCAAATATCAACAACCTTGTGAGAAATATTGAGTAGCAATTTTGACAAACTCTGCTCCATAGAAATACCAGATAACTGATAAACTCAGTCCAACCGGATAGCCCGACGGGGTGAGAAGCGGGAGTCATTGCCCCGCTTCCGGTTAACCCTTGGCAATGTTGAAACGTGAATGGCGTTGACTGGTGGCACTATCCCCGACTGATGAGCTAACGATTAAACAAATCATTCACTACTGGTTCCGGTACGAACCGAAAGAAGAAACCGTGGCTGCTAAGCGCCGCTATTGGGATGATCGTCGCCTAGTGCAGGAATGCCTTGAAGAAGCGGTTAAGTCAGGCCAGCTTAGACATTGTGCCGAAAAAACAGTAGAGAGCTTGTATATTCCGGACGCCCCTACAAGATATGAAACCGCAAAATACTTCAAAGCTTCGGATTACAGCGAATTTTTAGAAAAGTCTGCATTTCAGC containing:
- a CDS encoding ParA family protein — its product is MAIYAIWNNKGGVGKSYLTFQLAAEYARQHPQKKVLVVDMCPQANSSSMLLGGMENGEHQLTQIHTAQPRRTISGYIEDRIRSPYVTPRSGANYVTQVSRYNGRIPNNLYLVVGDEQLEIQSSRVTSATFPGPQDAWRIVHLWVRDLITDIFESWNDENACVFIDCNPSFSIYTELALTAAERLLIPFSADGSSKRAVKALLSLVYGVRRHQGDPQSDFYLESMRYRMSSPEIYMYIGNRLTQMNSSSASAFKTVVNEIGDEIWGVWQTLPQAFCIHPTGAPTPTSKKTFKSMFQYEVNDANTASVVSGSLGIPIASLTAGNKTIAGRTIMVNQSQLDKQVPNINNLVRNIE